AGATCGCCGCGACATCCGCGCCGGTCAGCGTGTCCGGACCGACGAGGTTGATCCGGTCGAGCGGGAGCGGCCCGGGGGCCTGCTCGCGGCGCAGGAGTTCGCGGGCCGCGATCGCGCCGATGTCCCGCACGTCGATCATCGCCAGACCCTTGCTGCCGACCGGCATCGGGTAGACGCCGTGGCCCAGCACCACGTCCTTGATCGTCAGATCGTTGCTGAAGAAGTAGGCGGGGCGCAGGATGGTGGCGCCGAAGCCCATCCGCTCGATCATGCGCTCGACGGCGAACTTGCCGGCGAAGTGCGGCACGTTCACGTAGGCGTCGCTGTGGATCACCGACAGGTAGACGATCCGCTCGATGCCGGCCTCCCGGGCGAGATTGAGCGCGATCAGCGCCTGCGAGACCTCGTCGGGCACCACCGCGTTCAGCAGGAACAGGGTGGAGACGCCCGACAGGGCATTCCGCAGCGCGTCGACATCCAGCAGGTCGCCCTGCACGACGGCGATTCCGGCCGGCAGATCGGCCTTGGCGGGATCGCGGACGAGGGCTCGAACCTCCGCCCCCTGCTGCACGAGCTGCGCGACGACGTGGCGGCCGACCGTGCCGGTGGCGCCGGTTACGAGGATGGTCATGGGAGCACTCCGGGTTGATGTCGTGGACAGCCCGAAGATGCGTGATCCACCTGTGCGCCAATAGACGGTATATTGGGATGCACTGTCTCGCTGGTGGAACGGATGGATCTCCTCGCCCTCGCCGATTTCAACCTGGTCGCCCGCCACGGCGGGTTCGGACGCGCCGCCCGGGCCACCGGACGCCCGAAGGCCACGCTGTCCCGCCGGGTCGCGGAGCTGGAGGGCAGCCTGGGCTTGCGCCTGCTGGAACGCGGGACGCGCATCCTGACGCTCACCGAGGAGGGGCGGGCGCTCCACGCACGCTCCGGTGCCCTGCTGACCGAGCTTGAGGAGGTTGCGGCGGGGATCGCGGCGGGCGGACGCAACCCGCGGGGGCGCCTGAGGATCAGCGCCCCGCTGCTGTTCTCGCAGACCGCCATGGGCCGGCTCGCCGCCGGATTCGCCGGGCGATTTCCGGAGGTCCGGCTCGAGGTGACGACGGAGGATCGCGCCGTCGACATGGTCGAGGAGGGCTATGACCTCGTGATCCGAGTCAATCCGGACCCGGATGACAGCCTGGTCGGGCGGATCTTCCTGCGCGACCGGCTCGTCGTGGTCGCGAGCCCGGGTCTCGATCGCGGCGTGGACGGCGCTGCCGTCCCGGCCGTCCTGCGCGGCGGGAGCGATCCCGTGTCCGCCTGGACCGTGACGGGACCGACAGGCCGGGTGCGCATCGCGGTCGATCCGGTCCTGCACCTGTCCTCGCTGATCATGGTGCGCGACGCGGTCCGGGCGGGCGCCGGCGCCGCCTGCCTGCCGGTCTCGCTGGTCGGCCGCGATCTCGCGGCCGGCACGCTGGTGCATTGGGGCGATGCGGACGGCCCGGAGATCGCGCTGTGGGCGCTCTACCCGTCGCGCCGGCTGCTGAGCGCGCGGGTGTCGGCCTTCCTCGACCACCTGAAGGCGGCCTTCCCGCTCGGCACGCCGGAGGAGCTGGCGACCTTCATCGGCAGCTGAAGGCGGCAGCGCTCCGGCGACGCGCCCGGGGCCGGCTTGCCATATCCATAACGCGTTATGTATATCGCGCTCAGGAGCGATGCCATGAGCGCCGACATACTGCACGACCTGGGGCCCCTGTTCCTCGGCAGCCGCCTCAAGCGCCTGTCCGACCGGTTCCAGGGGGACGCGACCAAGATCCTGCGGGAGGAGGGGCTCGGGATTCAGCCGGCGCAATTCCCGCTCCTCGCCGCGGTCGATCGCTACGGCCCCATGACCGTCAACGATGCCGCCCTTGCTCTCGGTGTGAGCCAGCCGGCCGTCACCCGCACGGCGGCGAGCCTCGTGGAAGCCGGGCTCCTGACCGAGACCCGCTCCGACCGCGACCTGCGCCAGAAGGCCCTGTCGCTCAGCGCCGCCGGGCAGGCGCTGATGGCGCGCGCCAAGGCGACGCTGTGGCCCCGGGTCCACGCGGCCGTGACCGACCTGTGCGACGGCCTGACCGGTCCGCTGCTGGACCAGCTCGCCGGGCTGGAGCGCCGGCTCGATGACCGCGCCTTCGCGGCGCGCGTCCAGGCCGGCCCCCGCGGGAGCGGCGAGCGGCCGGCGCTCACGATCCGCGACTATGCGGACGATCTGGCCGAGGCCTTCTACGCCATCAACGCCGAGTGGATCGCGGCGATGTTCGCCCTGGAGGAGAACGACCGCCGGATCCTGTCCGACCCGCGCGGCGAGATCCTGGATCGGGGTGGTCTCATCCTGTTCGTCGAGGCCGAGGGTCTGGGTGTCGTCGGCACCTGCGCACTGATGACCACCAGTCCGGGCTGCTTCGAGCTCACCAAGATGGCGGTGTCGGAGCGGGCACGCGGATTGAAGGCCGGCGAGCACCTGCTGCGCGCCGTCCTAGCCCGCGCCGGGACGATGGACATCGAGACGCTCTACCTGCTGACCAACACCGCGTGCGCGGCGGCGATCCATCTCTACGAGAAGGTCGGGTTCCGGCACGATGCCGAGATCATGGACCGCTTCGGACGGCGTTACGCCCGCTGCAACGTGGCAATGCGCTACGAACCGTGACCGGGATGGCCGCAGGCGGGCCGCCATTATCCGGCGTACCGGCTCCAGTTGCGCAGGTCTTCGATCCGCCGGATGGGTCTCATGTCCCGAACCGGCCCGGTCGTGCCGGGCAAGTCTTGCTGCGCAGCCTCGGCGGATCTGCAGGATCGACGGCAGCTCAGTAACGGAGAAGCACAGGTCGGCGCTCCCGTTATGGAGGCGGCCTTGGAAAGACGTTCCGGTCTGCCCTGAAAATACGGAACCTCTTTCTGCGGGCCGGGGGATATCTTGGCGATGCTCCGGATGGGCCTGCCGTGATTCAGGGTCGGCCGGTTCGTGCAGGGCCGAGCGCCCGCCCGTCTGCAAGGAGATCTCCGCGTGACGACCACACGACGCCGGGTCGCGGCTCTGCTTGTTGCCCTCGGCGCCGGCCTCGCGACCGCGACGGGCGCGGCCGCGCAGGCGGCACCCAAAGAGTTTCGGATCGGCTACCAGAAGGTCGGCGTGGTCGTGGTGGCTCGCCAGCAGCGGACCATCGAGAAGCGCTTGGCGCCGCAGGGCATCGCGGTGCGCTGGGTCGAGTTCCAGGCCGGACCGCCGCTGCTCGAAGCGCTCAACGCCGGCAGCCTCGACTTCGGCTTCGCCCAGGCGGCCGGCAGCACCCTCGTCTATGTCGGCGCCTCGGTGCTGTCCGGCGACGGCGAGGCCATCGTGGTGAAGGCAGGCTCGCCGATCCGGACCGTGGCGGATCTCAAGGGCCGCACGGTCGCGGTCGGGCGCGGCACCAGTTCCCACAACCTGCTGGTGACGGCGCTCGAGAAGGCGGGCCTCAGCATCTCCGACGTCAAGCCGGCTTACCTGCTGCCCTCCGATGCCGGCCCCGCTTTCGCGAATGGCAGCGTCGAGGCCTGGGTGATCTGGGATCCGTATCTCGCCCTGGCGCAGGCGCAGAACGACACGCGGATCCTCACGACCTCCCGGCAGACGCACGCCGTGTCGGACTTCTTCCTGGCCAGCCGCACCTTCGCCGACCGGTATCCCGGGATCGTGACGGCGGCTGTAGAGGGCATGGCGGAGGCGGCTTCCTGGGCGGAGGTCCACCGGGATCAGGTGGCGCAGGCGCTCGCGACCGTCACGGGCGTGCCGTACGCGATCGAGAAGGGCGTCGCCGACCGCACTGAATTCGGCGTCGGCCCGGTCACGGAGGCGCTCCTCGCCAAGCAGCAGGCGACGGCCGACCGATTTCACCGGCTCGGGCTGATCCCGCGCGCCATCCAGGTCCGGGACGCGGTCTGGACGCCGCCTCGGACCTAAGCGGGTGTCGCCAGAATGGCGCCGGTTCTAAGGCTCCCGCCTCGTCATTCCGGGGCCGCGCAGCGGAGCCCGGAATCCAGAGCCGCCGATGCGCGCAGACCTTGCACCACCTGCGGTTCTGGATTGCCCGCCTCTAGCGTGCCCCGTCGGGTCCGGGCTCGCCTTCGGCGTTTCGGGAGGACAGCGGGGATCATCCCATGTTGGGAGATGAATGTTCCAGCCGGTGTCGCCCGGAGCCCGCAGGCGGGGAGGGCGCGGCGCGGCCAGCGATCCGCCCGCACGGGAGAGGGGGCGTCGGGTCCATCAAAATCGTCGGTGCTTCCCGGCCGCGGACCGTGGGCCGGACGAGGCAACGCTGCTTGGAGCCTTGATCATGCACCATCCGGGAGGCCGCAGACCACCTCTCTGGATGATGCGCCGCGAAGCGGGGACATCCGCCGTGGACGTCCCCGCGTGACGCTCAGGCCGCGTCCGGCATGCGCTCGAGGAGCTTGTCGAGGGTGATCGGGTAGTCGCGCACGCGGATGCCGGTGGCGTTGTAGATCGCGTTCGCCACCGCGGCGCCGACCCCGCTGATGCCGAGCTCGCCCACGCCCTTCGCTTTCATGGGCGAGGACATCGGGTCGACCTCGTCGAGGAAGAACACCTCCTGGTGCGGGATGTCGGCATGGACCGGCACCTCGTAGCCGGCCAGGTCGTGGTTGGCGAAGAAGCCGCGCTTGGTGTCGACGGCCAGCTCCTCCATCAGGGCCGCGCCGGTGCCCATGACCATGCCGCCGATCACCTGGCTGCGGGCGGATTTCGGGTTGAGGATCCGCCCGGCCGCGCAGACCGCCAGCATCCGCCGGACCCGCACCTCCGCGGTATAGGCGTCCACCGCGACCTCGGCGAAATGCGCCCCGAAGGTCGAGACCTGCTGCACCTTCGAGATCTTGCCGAATTCGATCGCGTCCTCGGCCACCAGCTCGCCGTCGGCCGCGGCCTGGGCGAGCGGGATCGCGCGGTTGCCGGCGCGGACCTCGCCGTCCTCGAACACCGCGTCGGTGGCGTTGAAGCCGAGCTTCTGCGCGACGGCCTCCCGCAGCTTCACGCAGGCCGCGTAGACGCCCGCGGTCGGCGAGTTGGCGCCGAACTGGCCGCCCGAGCCCGACGAGACCGGGAAGTCCGAGTCGCCCAGCCGCGCCACGACGCGGTCGAGGGGCACGCCCATCATCTCGGCCGCGGTCTGCGCGATGATCGTGTAGCTGCCGGTACCGATATCGGTCATATCGGTCTCGACCGTGACTCTGCCGTCGCGATCGAGCCGCACCCGGGCACCCGACTTCAGCACCATGTTGTTGCGGAACGCCGCCGCCATGCCGAGGCCGATGAGCCGCTGGCCCTCCCGGACCTGCCCGGGCTTCGGGTTGCGCTTGGCCCAGCCGAACTTCTCGGCGCCGAGCTTCAGGCAACCGACGAGGTCGCGGTGCGAGAACGGGCGGTCCGGCTGGTTCGGATCGACCTGGGTGTCGTTCCGAATGCGGAATTCCACCGGGTCGAGGCCGAGCTTCTCGGCCATCTCGTCCATGGCGATCTCGAGCACCGCCAAGCCCGGCGCCTCGCCCGGCGCCCGCATGGCGTTGCCCTCGGGCAGGTCGAGATGGGCGAGCTTCATGGCGGTCAGGCGGTTCGCCCCCGCGTAGAGGAATTTGGTCTGGTTCACCGCCGTCTCGGGATCGCCGTCCGGCAGGTTGCCGGACGTGCTCTCGTGAGCGATCGCCGTGATGGTGCCGTCCTGGGTCGCGCCGATCCGCACCCGCTGGATCGTGGCCGGCCGGTGGGTGGTGTTGTTGGCGATGAGCGGGCGCGTCAGCGCCACCTTTACGGGCCGCCCCGCCGCCTTGGCGGCGAGCGCCGCCAGGACCGCGTCGGCGCGCACGAACAGCTTGCCGCCGAAGCCGCCGCCGACGAACGGCGCGTCGAGCCGGACCTTCTCCTTGGGCAGGCCGAGCATCTTGGCGAGGCTGCCGTGGCCCCAGCCGATCATCTGGTTGGAGGTCCAGAGCGTGACCTTGTCGCCGTCCCAGGCCGCGGTCGTGGCGTGCGGCTCCATCATGGCGTGGCTCTCGTCGGCGGTCGTGTAGGTCGCGTCGAGCGTCACGGGGGCCTGCGCGAACGCGCCCTCGAAATCGCCGACCCGCTCCTCGCCGTCGCCGCCGCTGCCCTCGCCGCTGTCGGCCGGGACCGGCTTGGCCGATTTCGCCGCCTCGGCGAGGTCGAACGCGCCGTCCTCCGGGGCGTATTCCACCGCGACCAGGAAGGAGGCCGCCCGGGCCTGCTCGAAGGTCTCGGCCACCACCACGGCGATCGCCTGATGGTAGTGCTGGATCACGTCGCCGCCGAACAGGTAGGCGACGTTCATCACGCCGCGCTCGATCCGCGGCGTGTCGAGGGTGGTGACGATCGCGATCACGCCGGGGGCGGCCTTCGCCGCCGCGGTGCCGATCCGGCGCACGCGGCCCTTGGCGATGCCGGCGCCGAGCACGTAGCCGTAGGCGGCGTTGGGCGCCACGTCGTGGCGCTCGTAGGCGTAGGGTGCGGTGCCGGTGGTCTTGTACTTGCCGTCGATGCGGTCGGTGGGCCGGCCCACGACCTTGAGGCGGTCGATCGGGTTCGGGCCCGCGGGGGTGTCGAACTTCATGGCTCAGGCCCTCGCTTGGTTGAGCGCGGCGGTCAGCGTCCGCTCGGCGAGCGTCAGCTTGAAGGCGTTCTCGTGGGTCGGCTTGGCGTCGGCGAAGACCCGGGACGTCACGGCCCTGGCGCCCTTCGGGAGATCGGCTTCGGCCGCCTCCACCCGCCAGGGTTTGTGGGCGACGCCGCCGAAGGCGACGTGGCCACTGCCGTCCTTGCCCAGGATCGCCGCCACCGAGACCAGCGCGTAGGCGTAGGAGGCGCGGTCGCGGACCTTGCGGTAGATATGCGTGCCGGCGACCGGCTTCGGCAGCGTCACCGCGGTGATCAGCTCGCCGGGCTTGAGGGTGGTGTCGCGCTGCGGCTCGTCGCCGGGCAGGCGGTGGAACTCGGCGATCGGGATGCTGCGCCCGCTGCCGGCGGCGTCGACCGTCTCGACGGTGGCGTCGAGCACGCGCATGGCCACCGCCATGTCGCCGGGATGCGTGGCGATGCAGGCCTCGCTGCCGCCGATCACCGCCAGCGACCGGTTCACGCCATCGAGGGCCGCGCAGCCGGAGCCGGGCGCGCGCTTGTTGCAGGCCTGCGCGGTGTCGTAGAAATACGGGCAGCGCGTCCGCTGGAGCAGGTTGCCGGCGGTGGTCGCCCTGTTGCGCAGCTGGCCCGAGGCCCCCGCGAGCAGCGCCCGGCTCAAGACCCCGTAATCCTTGCGCACCCGCGGATGGGCGGCGAGGTCGGTGTCGCGCACCAGCGCGCCGATGCGCAGGCCGCCCTCTTCGGTCGGCTCGACCGTGTCGAGTCCGAGGCCGTTCACGTCCACGAGGTGGCGCGGCGTCTCGATCTGCAGCTTCATCAGGTCGAGCAGGTTGGTGCCGCCGGCGATGAACTTGGCGTCGGGCGTGGCGGCGACGGCCGCGGCAGCTTCCGCCGGCGTGCCGGGGCGCTCGTAGGTGAAGGACTTCATGCCCGCGCTCCCGCGACCTCGGTCATCGCCTCGACGATGTTGGAATAGGCGCCGCAGCGGCAGATGTTGCCGCTCATGCGCTCGCGGATCTCGGCCTCCGTCACCTGGGGGGCGGCCTCGAGGTCCGCGGTCACGTGGCTCGGGATGCCGGCCTTGATCTCCTCGAGGACGGCGACGCCCGAGCAGATCTGGCCCGGCGTGCAGTAGCCGCACTGGTAGCCATCGTGCTTCACGAAGGCCGCCTGCATCGGGTGCAGGTGGTCCGGCTGGCCGAGCCCCTCGATCGTGGTGATCTCGGCGCCCTGGTACATGACCGCCAGCGTCAGGCAGGCGTTGATGCGTCGGCCGTCGGCGATCATCGTGCAGGCGCCGCACTGGCCGTGGTCGCAGCCCTTCTTGGAACCGGTCAGGTGCAGATGCTCGCGCGCCGCGTCGAGCAGGCTGGTCCGGGTATCGAGTTCGAGGTCCCGGCGCTGGCCGTTCACCGTCAGGGTGACCTTCGCGAGGACCGGTTCGTCGGTCCGTACGGTCCCGGCACCTGCGCCCTCGGGCGCGCCGGCCGCGGCGGTAGCTCCCACCATCAAGTCTCTCCGGTTCAGATCATCACGTCGCGAACGCTGCATCCCGATCTCCCGGCCTGGGGCAGGGAGAGGACCGGCACGGGCCGGCCCGTCGCGGGCGGGATGCCCCAGGGAAACACCGACACCCTGGATTTGCTCCAAGGTATGGCGCGCCGGCGCGATGATCAGGGGGGCGGGCGCGTCTGCGGCGTTCCGGCAGGAGGGCGGGGGCGGCCGGTCCCGGCGGGGAGCCCAGCACCGGGACGACGATCCTGTCTGCGGGCCCGCCCCCGCGTCCGGGGCGACGGCGGGACCCGGAACGCGCGAGGAGAGGGGCCGGGGCCTAGCCCAGCGCCTCTGCCACCGCCTTGCCGCAGGCCTCCGTATCGGCGTTGCCGCCGAGGTCACGGGTCCGCAGCGTCCGCTCCGAGAGCACCCGCTCGATCCCGCTGACGATCTCGGCGGCCGCGGCGTGCTCCCCGAGATGCTCCAGCATCATCGCGCCCGACCAGATCTGGCCGATCGGGTTGGCGATGCCCTGGCCGGCGATGTCGGGCGCCGAGCCGTGGACCGGCTCGAACACCGACGGGTGCACCCGCTCCGGGTTGATGTTGCCCGACGGCGCGATGCCGATCGTGCCCGTGCAGGCGGGCCCGAGGTCCGACAGGATGTCGCCGAACAGGTTCGAGGCCACCACCACGTCAAACCGGTCCGGGTTCAGGACGAAATGCGCGGTCAGGATGTCGATGTGGTACTGGTCCCACCGCACATCGGGATAGGCCTTGGCCATCTCCTTCACCCGCTCGTCCCAGTACGGCATGGTGATCGAGATGCCGTTCGACTTGGTGGCCGAGGTCAGGTGCTTGTTCGGGCGCTTCTGGGCCAGCTCGAAGGCGAATTTCAGGACCCGGTCGACCCCGTGGCGGGTCATGATCGTCTCCTGCAGGGCGAATTCCCGGTCGGTGCCGGCGAACATCCGGCCGCCGGCATTCGAGTACTCGCCCTCGGTGTTCTCCCGGACCACCCAGAAGTCGATGTCGCCCGGCTTGCGGTCGGCCAGCGGGCACTTCACTCCCGGCATCAGCCGCACCGGGCGCAGGTTGGCGTACTGGTCGAACTCGCGCCGGAACAGGATCAGCGAGCCCCACAGCGAGATGTGGTCGGGCACCCGCTCGGGCATGCCGACCGCGCCGAAATAGATCGCGTCGTGCGTCTCGATCTGCGGCTTCCAGTCCTCCGGCATCATCCGGCCGTGCTTCTCGTAGTAGTCGCAGCTCGCGAAATCGAACCAGTCGAGCTGGAGGCTGAAACCGTGCCGCTTGGCGGCCTGCTCCAGCACGCGCACGCCCTCGGGCACCACTTCCTTGCCGATGCCGTCGCCGGGGATGACCGCGATGCGATAGCGGCGCTGCTGGCCGGTCTGCGGGCTTGTCTCTTGGCCGGGCATGGATCCTCCACGGGTTACGGCGTTCGGGCCTTGCGGACCCCTGGTTGCAGGCGCCAGGGTGATTGTTGCTCGCCTGTGTGCGGTCAACACCCCGGCCTGACAATCAGTCGGTTTCCCCCGCCATGGCCCGGCGCTGGCGGTCGAGTTCGTCGCTGTAGCGCTTGAGCGTGTGGCTCTCGGTGAGCAGGCCCAGCACCCTGCGGGTCTCGGGCCCGTCGACCACCGCGAGCGCCTCGCTCTCGGTGCGGTCGAAGGCGGCGGCGGCATCCTTGGCGTTCATGCTGGGCGTCAGGAAGTCGCCGGCGTGGAGCAGCAGGTCGGCGAGCACCGGCTGGGCGTCGGCGGCGGCGTCCCGCGCGGCCGCGTGCGCCTCGGGGACGTTGACGATGCCGGCATAGCGCCCGCGCCCGTCGACCGCGATCACCCGGGAGGGCGAGCCGAGCGGATGCGCCCGCAGGAAGGTGGGCAGCGGCGTCTCGACCGCCACGGTGCCGGGGTCCCGGCGCATCAGCCGGCCCACGGTCAGCGAGCGGATCCAGCCGACATCGTGGGGGCTGCGGATGCTCTCGCCGCGCAGGTGGAAGCGCCAGGTGGCGAAGGAGTAGCCGAAGGTCTTGCGCACGGTCAGCGAGGACGCGATCACCGCCGCCAGCACGACCCCAGTGATCGGCAGGCTGCCGGTGACCTCCAGGGCCAGGAACGTCATGGTCAGCGGGCCGCCGATGATCGCCACGGCGAGCGCGCTCATACCGATCACCGCGTAGGCCAGCGGCGTGAGGCCGAACTGCGCGAGCGGCGGCACCAGCTCGGGGGCCAGGGCCGCGAACAGCTTGCCGGCGATGGCGCCGAGGAACAGCGAGGCGAAGAACAGGCCGCCCCGGAATCCGGAGCCGATCGAGATCGCCGAGGCCGTGGCCTTGGCGGCGAACAGAGCGGCGAGCGCCGCGATCCCGTGGCCCTGGCCTTCGGCGGCGAAATGCATGTGCAGGGCGCCGTGGCCGCCCGAGAGCACCTGCGGCGTCGCCAGCAGGGCCAGGGCGCCGACGCACAGGCCTCCGAAGGCCGGGGCGGCCGCCCGCGGCAGGCCGGAGGCCTGGACCAACCGCTCCACCAGGGTCACTCCGCGCATGATCAGGATGCCGAGGGCCGCGCAGACCAGCCCGAGGGCGAGACTCGGCAGGATCTCCATGCTGGTGACGTGCGAGGTCGTGACCGCCTGCATGTCGCCGAGGTCGACCAGCGGCTGCGTCTCGATCAGCGACCGGGAGACGAGGTTGCCGCACAGCGCCGCGACCACCACCGGCGTGAGCGTGGCGATGGAATAGGTGCCGATGATCAGCTCGAAGGCGTAGAACGCGCCGGCCAGCGGCGCGCCGAACCCCGCCGCGATCGCGCCGGCCGCGCCGCAGCCGACCAGGGTGCGCAGGTCGCTGCGCCGCACCTCGAAGGCGATCCCCAGCCGCGAGGCCAGGCCGGAGGCGATCTGCGTGTAGCCGGCTTCCAGACCCACCGAGGCGCCGCACCCGTTCGAGATCACGTTCTGCAGGGCGAGGTAGACGCTGTCGCGCAGGGACATGCGGCCGCCATGCAGGGCATTGGCCTCGATCGGGTCGATCGCCGGGCGCTTGCGGGGCCCGCGCAGATAAGCGGCGGCGAGGATCACCAGCCCCAGCAGCGCGCCGCCGAGGCAGGGCCCCACGAGCAGGAGCGTCGGCGTCACGGCGTCGGCCGCGCTGAGCCGCGTTCCCGCGGGCAATCCGTAGAGCAGCTCGCGCAGGGTCTGGGTGACCCAGGTCATGGCGGAGACGGCAATCCCCGAGACGCAGCCGACGAGCGTCGCGAGCGCCACGAGGCCGCCCTCGCTGCGGCGGACGAGGCTGCGCAGCCGCCCCGGGGCCTGGACGAGGCCCGCACCGGTCCAGCGCCGACGGGCGCGGCGGCCCGGCCGGGCCTGCGCCCGCCCTGGCGTTTCGGCGGAGGCCTGCCCCCGCCCGCGGCCGCCGCTGGCTGTCGCGCGCTCACGGTCCGTCTCGTCGCCCCCGGATCAGCGCGACGCGGTCCCAGCGACGCGTCGGCCTTCCGGTCGCAGTTAGAGCCCCGGCCGTCCACGTTGCAAACGCACCCGCCCCGGCGGAGCGCGGCTCCGGACCCTGGTGCGGGGCAGAGCCGCCGGGCCATGCCGGCCATCCGGTCGCCCGCGTCGGCACGGCGCGACGTCGCGGTCGCGGCATCCCGCGCAGGGCCCGGGCGCCGAATCGGCCCTGTGTCCACCGGCCCCACATCCCTGCGCGCGGATGCCTTGAAAACTGCCGCGGGCCACGATACACCGCCCGCCAGTGCCGCCGTAGCTCAGTTGGTTAGAGCACCAGATTGTGGATCTGGGGGTCCCCCGTTCGAGCCGGGGCGGTGGTACCATCCATTCAGCTCGACAGCGCAAGGGGTTGGCGGATCGCCGACCCCTTTTGCTTGAACGGG
This window of the Methylobacterium tardum genome carries:
- a CDS encoding chloride channel protein — encoded protein: MTWVTQTLRELLYGLPAGTRLSAADAVTPTLLLVGPCLGGALLGLVILAAAYLRGPRKRPAIDPIEANALHGGRMSLRDSVYLALQNVISNGCGASVGLEAGYTQIASGLASRLGIAFEVRRSDLRTLVGCGAAGAIAAGFGAPLAGAFYAFELIIGTYSIATLTPVVVAALCGNLVSRSLIETQPLVDLGDMQAVTTSHVTSMEILPSLALGLVCAALGILIMRGVTLVERLVQASGLPRAAAPAFGGLCVGALALLATPQVLSGGHGALHMHFAAEGQGHGIAALAALFAAKATASAISIGSGFRGGLFFASLFLGAIAGKLFAALAPELVPPLAQFGLTPLAYAVIGMSALAVAIIGGPLTMTFLALEVTGSLPITGVVLAAVIASSLTVRKTFGYSFATWRFHLRGESIRSPHDVGWIRSLTVGRLMRRDPGTVAVETPLPTFLRAHPLGSPSRVIAVDGRGRYAGIVNVPEAHAAARDAAADAQPVLADLLLHAGDFLTPSMNAKDAAAAFDRTESEALAVVDGPETRRVLGLLTESHTLKRYSDELDRQRRAMAGETD